In Desulfovibrio sp. 86, the following proteins share a genomic window:
- the rpmG gene encoding 50S ribosomal protein L33 — protein MRINILLACTECKRRNYSTRKNKKNTTGRLEMKKYCPWDKKHTLHRETR, from the coding sequence ATGAGAATCAACATACTTCTGGCTTGCACCGAGTGCAAACGCCGCAACTACAGCACCCGGAAGAACAAGAAAAACACTACCGGTCGGCTGGAAATGAAAAAGTATTGCCCCTGGGACAAGAAGCACACGCTGCATCGCGAAACCAGGTAA
- the rplA gene encoding 50S ribosomal protein L1 → MPKHGKNFRKALEGTDLQERFSIEDAVSKSLGAAFAKFDETVDVAIRLGVDPKYSDQMVRGAVTLPHGLGKTVRVAVFCKGEKQAEAREAGADVVGAEDLVAQVKEGNLNFDAAVATPDVMALVGQIGRVLGPRGLMPNAKTGSVTFDVAKAVTELKAGRVDFKVDKAGVLHAPLGKASFGAEKILGNLKALLDAVNRLKPSAAKGAYMVSMAVSTTMGPGFKVDMSQVKKFLEG, encoded by the coding sequence ATGCCTAAACATGGCAAAAATTTTCGCAAGGCTCTGGAAGGCACTGACCTTCAGGAGCGCTTCAGCATAGAAGACGCTGTGAGCAAGTCGCTTGGCGCGGCCTTTGCCAAATTTGACGAAACCGTAGATGTGGCCATTCGCCTCGGCGTTGACCCCAAATACTCCGACCAGATGGTGCGCGGCGCTGTCACCCTGCCCCACGGGCTTGGCAAGACAGTGCGCGTTGCCGTGTTCTGTAAGGGCGAAAAGCAGGCCGAGGCCCGCGAAGCCGGCGCAGACGTGGTTGGCGCTGAAGACCTGGTCGCCCAGGTCAAGGAAGGCAACCTGAACTTTGACGCCGCCGTAGCCACCCCCGATGTCATGGCCCTTGTGGGCCAGATCGGCCGCGTGCTTGGCCCCCGTGGTCTTATGCCCAATGCCAAGACCGGTTCGGTTACGTTTGACGTAGCCAAGGCCGTCACCGAGCTCAAGGCTGGCCGCGTGGACTTCAAGGTTGACAAGGCTGGCGTGCTGCACGCTCCTTTGGGCAAGGCCTCTTTTGGCGCCGAGAAGATTCTTGGCAACCTCAAGGCCCTGCTTGACGCGGTGAACCGTCTTAAGCCTTCGGCCGCCAAGGGCGCCTACATGGTTTCCATGGCTGTTTCCACCACCATGGGCCCCGGCTTCAAAGTTGACATGTCCCAGGTCAAAAAATTTCTTGAGGGATAA
- the tuf gene encoding elongation factor Tu: MGKEKFERKKPHVNIGTIGHIDHGKTTLTAAITKVANMKNGGKFISYDEIDKAPEEKERGITISTSHVEYETPNRHYAHVDCPGHADYIKNMITGAAQMDGGILVVAATDGPMPQTREHILLARQVGVPQLVVFLNKCDLVDDEELLELVELEVRELLSSYDFPGDDVPVIRGSALKALETDSPDSPEAKCIIDLLEACDTFIPTPERDIDKPFLMPIEDVFSISGRGTVVTGRVERGVVKVGEEVEIVGIKPTVKTTCTGVEMFRKLLDQGEAGDNIGALLRGVKRDDVERGQVLAAPKSITPHKKFKAEVYVLSKEEGGRHTPFFTGYRPQFYFRTTDITGVIGLPEGVEMVMPGDNSQFLVELIAPIAMEVGLRFAIREGGRTVGSGVVTEITE, encoded by the coding sequence ATGGGCAAGGAAAAATTTGAACGCAAAAAGCCCCATGTAAACATCGGCACCATCGGCCACATCGACCATGGCAAAACCACGCTGACCGCCGCCATCACCAAGGTGGCGAACATGAAGAACGGCGGCAAGTTCATTTCGTATGACGAAATCGACAAGGCCCCCGAAGAAAAGGAACGTGGTATCACCATCTCCACCTCGCATGTTGAGTACGAGACCCCCAATCGTCACTATGCGCACGTGGACTGCCCCGGCCACGCCGACTACATCAAGAACATGATCACCGGCGCTGCCCAGATGGACGGCGGTATCCTGGTGGTGGCCGCCACTGACGGCCCCATGCCCCAGACCCGTGAGCACATCCTGCTCGCCCGTCAGGTCGGCGTGCCCCAGCTCGTGGTGTTCCTGAACAAGTGCGACCTCGTTGACGACGAAGAACTGCTCGAACTGGTGGAACTGGAAGTGCGCGAACTGCTGTCTTCCTACGACTTCCCCGGCGACGACGTTCCTGTCATCCGTGGTTCCGCGCTGAAAGCTCTGGAAACCGACAGCCCCGATTCCCCTGAAGCCAAGTGCATCATCGATCTGCTGGAAGCTTGCGATACCTTCATTCCCACGCCTGAGCGCGACATCGACAAGCCCTTCCTCATGCCTATCGAAGACGTGTTCTCCATCTCCGGCCGTGGCACAGTTGTGACCGGTCGTGTGGAACGCGGCGTGGTCAAGGTCGGCGAAGAAGTGGAAATCGTGGGCATCAAGCCCACCGTCAAGACCACCTGCACCGGCGTTGAAATGTTCCGCAAGCTGCTCGACCAGGGTGAAGCCGGCGACAACATCGGCGCTCTGCTGCGCGGCGTCAAGCGTGACGACGTGGAACGCGGCCAGGTTCTTGCCGCTCCCAAGAGCATCACCCCCCACAAGAAGTTCAAGGCTGAAGTGTACGTGCTCTCCAAGGAAGAAGGCGGCCGTCATACCCCCTTCTTCACTGGCTACCGTCCTCAGTTCTACTTCCGTACCACGGACATCACCGGCGTTATCGGTCTGCCCGAAGGCGTGGAAATGGTTATGCCCGGCGACAACTCGCAGTTCCTGGTTGAACTCATCGCTCCCATCGCCATGGAAGTTGGCCTGCGCTTCGCTATCCGCGAAGGTGGCCGCACCGTTGGCTCGGGCGTGGTGACTGAAATCACCGAGTAG
- the rplK gene encoding 50S ribosomal protein L11 → MAKKEVAKIKLQIPAGAANPSPPVGPALGQHGLNIMGFCKEFNARTMDQKGMIIPVVITVYADRSFTFITKTPPASVLIMKAAKLEKGSGEPNRNKVGSLTMAQVEEIAKLKLPDLNAATLESAVKSIAGTARSMGVDVK, encoded by the coding sequence ATGGCCAAAAAAGAAGTTGCCAAGATCAAATTGCAGATTCCTGCGGGTGCGGCCAACCCCTCCCCGCCGGTAGGTCCCGCCCTGGGTCAGCATGGCCTGAACATCATGGGCTTCTGCAAAGAGTTCAATGCCCGTACCATGGACCAGAAAGGCATGATCATCCCCGTGGTTATCACGGTATATGCCGACCGTTCCTTTACCTTCATCACCAAGACCCCTCCGGCCTCGGTGCTGATCATGAAGGCCGCCAAGCTGGAAAAAGGTTCTGGCGAACCCAACCGCAACAAGGTGGGCAGCCTGACCATGGCGCAGGTGGAAGAAATCGCCAAGCTGAAGCTTCCCGATCTCAATGCCGCCACTCTTGAATCTGCGGTGAAGTCCATTGCGGGCACCGCTCGCAGCATGGGCGTTGACGTTAAGTAA
- a CDS encoding DNA polymerase III subunit delta, whose product MSTPHPGFSFLVCPDGQLLRAHLNRMLAAHPPAAGGGLMPQAAPEQWERHVYWGDEEPPQRFWEHLTLQGLFGAPRALIIRQANQWPAAVWKKISHALARPSEQCWPFFCLEVNWERGQPKIPAHLGKLPCMAFADKQGWIWRHEGLNERTVKKHVLQRCQSLNLRFEADALEQFCASVPPDALAIENELEKLLLLRAAMLDADDAANAAAGAVSGSREQDISLALISTASWSPECDVFACIRHMQAGNLPAVWRELARSKDGDSLLFSLLALLARELRLLWQCQAGENPRMRPQESGAKKQLAQRLGPEGIAQGMSLVVDAELHVKSGRRSPEQSLDFLATRMTALFARAQGQARGQVQGRA is encoded by the coding sequence ATGAGCACTCCCCATCCAGGATTTTCCTTTCTTGTCTGCCCTGACGGACAACTGCTGCGCGCCCATCTGAACAGGATGCTGGCGGCCCATCCTCCTGCGGCCGGAGGCGGCCTCATGCCCCAGGCCGCTCCCGAGCAGTGGGAAAGGCATGTCTACTGGGGTGATGAAGAACCGCCGCAGCGCTTTTGGGAGCATCTGACGCTTCAAGGACTCTTCGGCGCGCCGCGCGCCCTGATTATCAGGCAAGCCAACCAGTGGCCGGCGGCAGTATGGAAAAAAATCTCCCACGCCCTGGCCCGTCCCTCGGAGCAGTGCTGGCCCTTCTTCTGCCTTGAGGTCAACTGGGAACGTGGCCAGCCCAAGATTCCGGCCCATCTCGGCAAATTGCCCTGCATGGCCTTTGCCGACAAACAGGGCTGGATATGGCGGCATGAAGGGCTCAATGAACGCACTGTGAAAAAACACGTGCTGCAACGCTGCCAGTCGCTGAACCTGCGGTTTGAAGCTGACGCCCTGGAGCAGTTCTGCGCTTCCGTCCCGCCCGACGCCCTGGCCATTGAAAACGAACTGGAAAAGCTGCTTCTGCTCCGCGCCGCCATGCTGGACGCTGACGACGCCGCCAACGCCGCCGCTGGCGCTGTTTCCGGCAGCCGCGAGCAGGACATAAGTCTGGCCTTGATATCCACAGCCTCGTGGAGCCCGGAATGCGACGTTTTCGCCTGCATCCGTCACATGCAGGCAGGCAATCTGCCCGCCGTGTGGAGAGAGCTTGCGCGCAGCAAGGACGGCGACAGCCTGCTGTTTTCGCTTCTTGCCCTGCTGGCCCGTGAACTGCGCCTTTTATGGCAGTGTCAGGCTGGTGAAAATCCTCGTATGCGCCCCCAGGAATCCGGGGCCAAAAAACAGCTTGCCCAGCGCCTTGGGCCTGAAGGCATCGCGCAGGGCATGTCCCTTGTGGTGGATGCCGAACTGCATGTCAAAAGCGGCCGCCGCAGTCCCGAACAGAGCCTGGATTTTCTGGCCACGCGCATGACGGCTCTATTTGCCAGGGCCCAGGGCCAGGCTCGGGGCCAGGTTCAGGGCAGGGCATGA
- the secE gene encoding preprotein translocase subunit SecE has product MAKKQAQAGDLKADKAPNIFVRFARYVEDAKAELRKVTWPTVKETRKATLAVLGFVAVMAVILGLVDLGLSSLIKTILS; this is encoded by the coding sequence ATGGCAAAAAAACAAGCTCAGGCTGGCGACCTTAAGGCCGACAAAGCCCCCAACATTTTCGTGCGCTTCGCGCGCTACGTCGAGGATGCCAAGGCAGAGTTGCGCAAGGTGACGTGGCCCACGGTGAAAGAAACACGCAAGGCCACTCTGGCCGTGTTGGGCTTTGTCGCCGTGATGGCCGTTATTCTTGGGCTGGTTGACCTTGGTCTGTCATCACTGATCAAGACCATACTGTCCTGA
- the prmC gene encoding peptide chain release factor N(5)-glutamine methyltransferase: MKLRQYLAESAQKMTKAGVDSPRLCAHVLVRQVLGLDRIACVTQADRELTSRELTALDVLVARRAAGEPLAHITGSREFYGRDFLVTPHTLIPRPETELLVEKALEAATKLESGGRLTERGLYFADVGTGSGCIGITLALELPRWRGLLMDISGEAVKTARQNAQALGAQERVVCIEGDLYRPPLASGAYALLASNPPYIAENERPMVMPEVLAHEPHGALFSPAAGLAHLGAVIGAAARALAPGGCLLLEHGAAQGAETRRLLRADSLFEAPVTHRDMAGLERCTVAFRAR; encoded by the coding sequence GTGAAGCTGCGCCAGTATCTTGCTGAATCCGCGCAAAAAATGACAAAGGCGGGGGTGGACAGCCCCCGCCTTTGCGCGCATGTGCTGGTGCGCCAGGTACTCGGCCTTGACCGCATAGCCTGCGTGACGCAGGCTGACCGCGAACTGACGTCACGTGAACTGACGGCCCTTGACGTCCTTGTTGCCCGGCGCGCCGCAGGGGAACCGCTAGCGCACATAACGGGCAGCAGGGAGTTCTATGGGCGCGATTTTCTGGTAACGCCCCACACGCTCATTCCCCGTCCCGAGACGGAACTGCTTGTGGAAAAAGCCCTTGAGGCGGCGACAAAGCTTGAATCCGGGGGCAGACTTACAGAGCGTGGCCTGTATTTCGCCGATGTGGGCACAGGCTCAGGCTGCATTGGCATTACCCTTGCCCTTGAGCTCCCCCGCTGGCGCGGCCTGCTCATGGACATCAGCGGCGAGGCCGTGAAAACGGCGCGGCAAAATGCCCAGGCGCTGGGGGCGCAGGAGCGAGTTGTCTGCATTGAGGGCGATCTGTACAGGCCGCCCCTTGCGTCCGGCGCTTATGCCCTGCTGGCGAGCAATCCCCCGTATATTGCCGAAAACGAGCGTCCCATGGTAATGCCCGAAGTGCTGGCGCACGAACCCCATGGCGCGCTTTTTTCGCCTGCGGCGGGGCTGGCCCACCTTGGGGCGGTCATTGGGGCAGCGGCCAGAGCGCTTGCGCCCGGCGGCTGCCTGTTGCTGGAACATGGCGCGGCACAGGGCGCGGAAACACGCCGCCTGCTGCGTGCCGACAGCCTTTTTGAGGCTCCCGTGACCCACAGGGACATGGCTGGCCTTGAACGCTGCACCGTGGCGTTCCGGGCCCGCTGA
- the nusG gene encoding transcription termination/antitermination protein NusG, which produces MKDPAIDETSELSSKARWYIVHTYSGFEQRVQKTINELRRTGQEQGLIEEVVVPTEKVIEPTKGGQQRTSTRKFYPGYVMVRMIMTDLSWHLVQSIPKVTGFVGGKNRPTPMRDGEAERILELMETRQETPRPKFNFDRGDEVRVIEGPFGGFNGVVEDVNYDKGKLRVSVSIFGRQTPVELDFAQVSKG; this is translated from the coding sequence ATGAAAGACCCCGCAATCGACGAAACTTCCGAGCTCTCCTCAAAGGCTCGTTGGTATATTGTGCACACCTACTCGGGTTTCGAGCAGCGTGTGCAAAAGACCATTAACGAGTTGCGCCGCACCGGGCAGGAACAGGGCCTTATTGAGGAAGTGGTGGTTCCCACCGAAAAGGTTATCGAACCCACCAAGGGTGGACAGCAGCGCACATCCACGCGCAAGTTCTACCCCGGCTATGTGATGGTTCGCATGATCATGACCGACCTGTCCTGGCATCTGGTACAGTCCATCCCCAAGGTCACAGGCTTTGTGGGCGGCAAAAACCGTCCCACGCCCATGCGTGACGGCGAGGCCGAACGCATCCTGGAACTGATGGAAACACGTCAGGAAACCCCGAGACCCAAGTTCAATTTTGACAGGGGCGACGAAGTGCGTGTCATTGAAGGACCCTTTGGGGGCTTCAATGGCGTGGTTGAAGACGTTAACTACGACAAGGGAAAGCTGCGCGTTTCCGTATCCATCTTCGGGCGTCAAACGCCGGTTGAGCTGGATTTCGCACAGGTTTCCAAAGGCTAG
- the lon gene encoding endopeptidase La, translating to MADYNEKNHLLNLDGTDSTAGPDVENEEQRDANPLAQDVAEGEGGLTAAMQSIPDTLPVLPVRDVVIFNYMILPLFIGREKSVQAVDAALKNGRHLLVCAQKEESTEDPGPDDLYTVGTVVQVMRMLKMPDSRVKILVQGVSRARVRSFSQVEPFLEAHIETLSETTPKIDPTVEALLRSVREQSEKVLSLRGLSSPDVLAVLQGVDDPGRLADLIAANMRMKTADAQRILEAEDPLDRLMLVNTQLQREVEVATVQARIQSSAREGMDKAQKDYFLREQLKAIRTELGDKDEEGEEELENLKAALNKAGLPKDVRKEADKQLRRLAGMHADSSEANVVRTYLDWLVELPWKKLSRDRLDIAYAKQILDEDHCGLEKVKDRILEFLSVRKLNPQSKGPILCFAGPPGVGKTSLGRSIARAMGRKFQRLSLGGMHDEAEIRGHRRTYIGAMPGRIIQSIKQAGTRNPVVVLDEVDKLGSDFRGDPSSALLEVLDPEQNYTFSDHYLNVPFDLSKVMFLCTANHLETIPAALRDRMEVITLPGYTMQEKAEIARKHLLPKKIKENGLEEKDVILDAAALEKVIREYTREAGLRNLERELSSICRKLARRKAEGKKGPFRVDAADVEKLLGAPRFIEDEKEKKLMPGMALGLAWTPAGGEVLTVEATVMKGKGGLTLTGQLGDVMKESAQAALSYIRSRADDLGVNPSFVSEFDIHVHVPAGATPKDGPSAGVTLTTALISALSGRRVRADLCMTGEITLQGRVLPVGGIKEKILAGVARGLKHVIIPWQNTKDLEDVPKELLKRITVHPVHHYDELLPLVFEDKGSRGGASGTDKNRKNKEESKKETVAARPRKPAASGGGRKAGQPQPEAGA from the coding sequence ATGGCTGATTATAATGAAAAGAACCATTTGTTGAACCTGGATGGAACCGATTCCACTGCGGGTCCGGACGTTGAAAATGAAGAACAGCGGGACGCCAACCCTCTCGCGCAGGATGTGGCTGAAGGCGAAGGCGGCCTGACCGCCGCCATGCAGAGCATACCCGACACCTTGCCGGTTCTGCCCGTGCGCGACGTGGTTATTTTTAACTACATGATTTTGCCTCTCTTCATTGGGCGTGAAAAATCGGTTCAGGCAGTGGACGCCGCTCTCAAGAACGGACGGCATCTGCTCGTTTGCGCCCAGAAAGAAGAAAGCACCGAAGACCCCGGCCCGGACGACCTGTATACGGTAGGCACCGTGGTGCAGGTCATGCGCATGCTCAAGATGCCCGACTCGCGGGTGAAGATTCTTGTGCAGGGCGTGAGCCGCGCCCGTGTGCGCAGTTTCAGCCAGGTTGAGCCCTTCCTTGAGGCGCATATTGAAACCCTGTCCGAAACCACGCCCAAGATAGACCCCACAGTGGAGGCGCTGTTGCGCTCCGTGCGCGAGCAAAGCGAAAAAGTGCTTTCTCTGCGCGGGCTCTCCTCGCCTGACGTGCTGGCAGTTTTGCAGGGCGTGGACGATCCCGGCCGCCTGGCTGATCTCATTGCCGCCAACATGCGCATGAAGACGGCCGACGCCCAGCGCATTCTGGAGGCCGAAGATCCGCTGGATCGCCTTATGCTGGTCAACACCCAGCTGCAGCGTGAAGTCGAGGTGGCCACCGTCCAGGCGCGCATTCAGAGTTCTGCCCGCGAGGGTATGGACAAGGCCCAGAAGGACTACTTCCTGCGCGAACAGCTCAAGGCCATCCGCACCGAGCTGGGCGACAAGGATGAAGAAGGCGAAGAAGAACTGGAAAACCTCAAGGCCGCCCTGAACAAGGCAGGTCTGCCCAAGGACGTGCGCAAGGAAGCAGACAAGCAGCTGCGCCGCCTGGCGGGCATGCATGCGGACTCCTCCGAGGCCAACGTGGTGCGTACCTACCTGGACTGGCTGGTGGAACTGCCGTGGAAGAAGCTTTCGCGCGACAGGCTGGACATAGCCTACGCCAAGCAGATTCTGGACGAAGACCACTGCGGGCTGGAAAAGGTCAAGGACCGCATCCTTGAGTTCCTGAGCGTGCGCAAGCTGAATCCGCAGTCCAAGGGACCCATTCTCTGCTTCGCCGGCCCTCCAGGCGTTGGCAAAACGTCTCTTGGCCGCTCCATCGCCCGCGCGATGGGACGCAAGTTCCAGAGACTCTCACTGGGCGGCATGCACGACGAGGCCGAAATACGCGGGCACAGGCGCACCTATATTGGTGCCATGCCTGGCCGCATCATCCAGAGCATCAAGCAGGCTGGCACCCGCAACCCGGTTGTTGTGCTGGACGAAGTGGACAAGCTCGGTTCGGACTTCAGGGGGGACCCGTCTTCGGCCCTGCTGGAAGTGCTGGACCCGGAACAGAACTACACCTTCAGCGACCACTATCTGAATGTGCCCTTTGACCTTTCAAAGGTTATGTTCCTGTGCACGGCCAACCACCTTGAGACCATCCCGGCGGCCCTGCGCGACCGTATGGAAGTCATCACCCTGCCGGGCTACACCATGCAGGAAAAGGCCGAAATAGCGCGCAAGCATCTGCTGCCCAAAAAGATCAAGGAAAACGGCCTGGAAGAAAAGGATGTGATTCTGGACGCCGCTGCCCTTGAAAAGGTCATCAGGGAATACACGCGCGAAGCGGGCCTGCGCAACCTTGAACGCGAACTGTCGTCCATCTGCCGCAAGCTGGCCCGTCGCAAGGCCGAAGGCAAGAAGGGGCCCTTCAGGGTTGACGCGGCCGATGTGGAAAAGCTGCTGGGCGCGCCGCGCTTTATTGAGGACGAAAAGGAAAAGAAGCTCATGCCCGGCATGGCTCTTGGTCTGGCCTGGACTCCTGCGGGCGGCGAAGTGCTCACCGTGGAAGCCACAGTCATGAAGGGCAAGGGAGGCCTTACCCTCACCGGCCAGCTCGGCGACGTCATGAAGGAAAGCGCCCAGGCTGCCCTGAGCTACATCCGCAGTCGGGCCGACGATCTGGGCGTGAACCCGTCCTTTGTGTCCGAGTTTGACATCCACGTGCACGTGCCCGCTGGCGCTACGCCCAAGGACGGCCCTTCGGCGGGCGTTACGCTCACGACGGCCCTCATATCGGCCCTCAGTGGACGCCGCGTGCGCGCAGACCTGTGCATGACCGGTGAAATCACCCTTCAGGGTAGGGTGCTGCCCGTGGGCGGCATCAAGGAAAAGATTCTGGCGGGTGTGGCGCGCGGCCTCAAGCACGTGATCATTCCCTGGCAGAACACCAAGGATCTTGAAGACGTGCCCAAGGAACTGCTCAAGCGCATAACCGTGCATCCTGTGCACCATTATGATGAACTGTTGCCCCTGGTCTTTGAAGACAAGGGCAGCCGTGGCGGAGCCTCCGGAACGGACAAGAACCGCAAGAACAAAGAAGAAAGCAAGAAGGAAACCGTGGCAGCCCGCCCGCGCAAGCCTGCCGCCTCTGGCGGCGGCCGCAAGGCCGGACAGCCCCAGCCCGAAGCCGGAGCCTGA
- the radC gene encoding RadC family protein — protein MTAKPGPIQLHAGHRARLRERFEHEPAAVADYEVLELLLGYGLTRKDTKPLAKELLQRFGSIRGVMDARPDELLAVPGFGPGLMTYFQVLREVRSRYVASAMRKREVLVTPEAVARMAQSRLAGCPHEECWLALVDQRNRLTAWECLRRGGIAEVSMQPREVFEAALLRKASGIIMVHNHPGGNPAPSEADKAFTAELQRLAPQLGLRFLDHVIVTEGDCYSITQMQTI, from the coding sequence ATGACAGCAAAGCCAGGCCCCATACAACTGCACGCAGGGCACAGAGCCCGGCTGCGTGAGCGTTTCGAGCATGAACCGGCCGCTGTGGCTGACTATGAGGTTCTGGAACTGCTGTTGGGCTACGGGCTCACACGCAAGGACACCAAACCTCTGGCCAAGGAATTGCTCCAGCGCTTTGGCAGCATCCGGGGCGTCATGGACGCCCGGCCCGACGAACTTCTTGCAGTGCCCGGTTTCGGACCAGGACTGATGACCTATTTTCAGGTCTTGCGCGAAGTCCGCAGCCGCTATGTGGCTTCGGCCATGCGTAAAAGAGAAGTGCTGGTCACGCCGGAAGCCGTGGCCCGCATGGCCCAGAGCCGGTTGGCGGGCTGCCCGCACGAGGAGTGCTGGCTGGCGCTGGTGGACCAGCGCAACAGGCTTACCGCCTGGGAATGTCTGCGGCGCGGCGGTATCGCGGAGGTTTCAATGCAGCCCAGAGAAGTATTCGAGGCCGCGCTGCTGCGCAAGGCCAGCGGCATCATAATGGTGCACAACCATCCCGGCGGCAACCCCGCGCCTTCCGAAGCAGACAAAGCTTTCACCGCCGAGCTGCAAAGACTTGCGCCGCAACTGGGCCTGCGCTTTCTGGATCATGTTATCGTTACTGAGGGAGACTGCTACAGCATCACGCAGATGCAGACCATTTAA